A window of the Thermogemmatispora onikobensis genome harbors these coding sequences:
- a CDS encoding carboxylate-amine ligase yields MFRTFQLPTPSIGIEEEFQLVDPQTGRLMPGVHTILEKGASQFGEQLKPEMLQSTIELISPIYPNITAARLETQQLRARLARLVSQEGLALVSAGTHPGGLWQEQQRSNHPRYIELEEEFQDVGRSILIFGLHVHIGVENNDIAIALMNQVRTWLPHLLALSSNSPFWGNRFTGLKSYRAVVWKRFPRSGLPEVFPSWGDFDHYVQALIESGCIDNAKKIWWDLRPHPFFKTLEFRVFDMPATIEDTLALAALCQALVAKLTWLYKHGMGLHVMPRDYLEENKWRAMRYGLDAQVIDFVNHRTLPMRDAIHELLDFVDDVLDDLGTRREINYLRFLLDDPRGTGADRQIAIWNETHSFLAVVRYLIETTLEGVPLDSLSDRQSLTTRSE; encoded by the coding sequence ATGTTCCGAACATTTCAGCTGCCTACTCCTTCCATCGGAATTGAAGAAGAGTTCCAGCTTGTCGACCCCCAGACGGGCCGCCTTATGCCCGGCGTCCACACCATTCTTGAGAAAGGAGCCTCCCAATTTGGTGAACAGCTCAAGCCCGAGATGTTGCAGTCCACAATTGAGCTGATCAGTCCGATCTATCCCAACATCACCGCAGCGCGTCTGGAGACGCAGCAGCTGCGTGCCCGACTGGCGCGGCTGGTGAGCCAGGAGGGCCTGGCCCTGGTAAGTGCTGGCACGCATCCGGGCGGCTTGTGGCAGGAGCAGCAGCGATCGAACCATCCCCGCTATATCGAGCTTGAAGAGGAATTTCAGGATGTAGGTCGCTCGATTCTCATCTTTGGCCTCCATGTCCATATCGGCGTCGAGAACAACGACATCGCCATTGCGCTGATGAACCAGGTCCGTACCTGGCTGCCTCATCTGCTGGCGCTGTCGTCCAATTCGCCTTTCTGGGGCAACCGCTTCACTGGCCTGAAGTCGTATCGTGCTGTCGTCTGGAAGCGTTTCCCACGTAGCGGCCTGCCGGAGGTCTTCCCAAGCTGGGGCGATTTTGATCACTATGTGCAGGCGCTCATTGAAAGTGGCTGCATCGATAATGCGAAAAAGATTTGGTGGGATCTCCGTCCCCATCCGTTCTTTAAGACGCTGGAGTTTCGCGTCTTCGATATGCCTGCGACCATCGAAGATACGCTGGCGCTGGCGGCGCTCTGCCAGGCGCTCGTGGCGAAGCTGACCTGGCTTTACAAGCATGGGATGGGGCTTCATGTGATGCCTCGCGATTACCTGGAAGAGAACAAGTGGCGCGCTATGCGCTATGGCCTGGATGCTCAGGTTATTGATTTCGTGAACCATCGCACTCTGCCCATGCGCGATGCCATCCATGAGCTGCTCGACTTTGTCGATGATGTCCTCGACGATCTGGGCACACGCCGCGAGATCAATTATCTGCGCTTCCTGCTCGATGATCCCCGTGGTACTGGCGCTGATCGCCAGATCGCTATCTGGAACGAGACGCACAGTTTTCTGGCTGTTGTTCGCTACCTGATCGAGACGACGCTCGAAGGTGTCCCGCTCGATTCCCTGTCCGATCGCCAGTCCCTGACCACCCGATCTGAGTGA